One genomic segment of Erysipelotrichaceae bacterium 66202529 includes these proteins:
- a CDS encoding AAA family ATPase, whose protein sequence is MLYYFYSIKEKEYSYIFNSLNVLKEKEVVQHQNQYPVIFLTLKDLKNNSFEKQRDMFSLLVQEIIRNNQELLTSDLINEFDKEQLINLYRRTQSDVDLQNALKFISGCLRQHYQKNVIILIDEYDVPLQSAYLNGYYNEMVDFFSNVFSAALKTNDALEKGILTGCLRIAKESTPQAGFSLFTGLNNFNVYSISDRQSSLYFGFTPEETTHLLKEYELSAYEHVVQEW, encoded by the coding sequence GTGCTTTACTACTTTTATTCTATAAAAGAAAAAGAATATTCATATATATTTAATTCCTTAAATGTTTTGAAAGAAAAGGAAGTAGTACAGCATCAAAATCAGTATCCGGTTATCTTCCTTACGTTAAAAGACTTGAAAAACAATTCCTTTGAAAAGCAGCGGGATATGTTTTCCCTTTTAGTACAGGAAATTATACGTAATAACCAGGAATTACTTACAAGTGATTTAATAAATGAATTTGATAAAGAACAGCTTATAAATCTTTATCGGCGAACGCAAAGTGACGTTGATTTACAAAATGCATTGAAATTTATCTCTGGATGCTTGCGGCAGCATTATCAAAAAAATGTCATTATTTTGATTGATGAATATGATGTCCCTCTCCAGAGTGCCTATTTGAATGGATATTATAATGAGATGGTGGATTTTTTTAGCAATGTGTTTAGTGCTGCCTTAAAAACAAATGATGCGTTAGAGAAAGGTATTCTTACTGGATGTCTGAGAATAGCAAAAGAATCAACACCGCAGGCGGGCTTTAGCCTTTTCACTGGACTAAATAATTTTAATGTATATTCTATTTCTGATCGACAATCCAGTTTATACTTTGGCTTTACGCCTGAGGAAACTACACATTTATTAAAAGAGTATGAACTTTCTGCTTATGAGCATGTAGTTCAAGAATGGTAG
- the loaP gene encoding antiterminator LoaP, whose product MMKPWYVLYVMGGREKKILELLNQKEDVKAFTPLKEVVHRIQGKRVIVKKPLFPSYVFVETELNPNGFQQALIQYRSQISGILKELKYENDISALSAEERAYLEGLMDREHNVRLSKGEILDGEVIITEGPLKGYESNIIRIDRHKRRAILNVQMNERKLQVDVSLEIVKKIESQK is encoded by the coding sequence ATGATGAAGCCATGGTACGTACTGTATGTGATGGGTGGCAGAGAGAAGAAGATCTTAGAGCTTTTAAATCAAAAGGAAGATGTAAAGGCATTTACTCCTTTGAAGGAAGTGGTGCACCGTATACAGGGCAAGCGGGTAATTGTGAAGAAGCCGTTGTTCCCTTCGTATGTGTTCGTAGAAACAGAGCTGAATCCGAACGGATTTCAACAAGCACTGATTCAGTACCGTTCACAGATCAGTGGTATTTTGAAAGAGCTGAAGTACGAGAATGATATCAGTGCATTGAGCGCAGAAGAAAGAGCTTATCTGGAAGGGCTCATGGACAGGGAACACAATGTCCGGTTATCAAAGGGTGAGATCCTGGATGGAGAGGTCATCATCACAGAAGGCCCGTTAAAAGGATATGAAAGTAATATTATACGAATTGACAGACATAAGCGTCGTGCAATCCTGAATGTTCAAATGAATGAACGAAAGCTGCAGGTGGACGTTTCTCTGGAGATAGTGAAAAAGATCGAATCTCAGAAGTAA
- a CDS encoding capsular biosynthesis protein, with product MEDLQKSIEQNEEIEIDLGRLLRQLRKKLSFIIAVTVIAIIISLLVTKFLIPKKYESMARIYLKPNITESGTIDYNTLTANSKMVNNYVLMLQGNSLLEDVTEKLKLEDETLVKKSLSVSNEADSEIITVSARTEDAKMSKDIVNMTVNLFFVSMKDKLDIKNMTILDAPQVNETPVSPSLKMNLLIGALLGIMVSCGFVTVQFLLDKRLHTKEDAESYLEIPVLAEIPFLED from the coding sequence GTGGAAGATTTACAGAAGAGCATAGAACAGAATGAAGAGATAGAAATAGATCTGGGAAGACTGTTGCGGCAGTTAAGGAAAAAGCTGTCCTTTATCATCGCAGTGACGGTGATTGCGATCATCATTTCCTTATTGGTGACAAAGTTTCTGATCCCGAAGAAATATGAAAGCATGGCAAGGATCTATCTGAAGCCGAATATCACGGAGAGTGGAACGATCGATTACAATACATTGACTGCCAATTCCAAGATGGTGAACAACTATGTCCTCATGCTGCAGGGAAACAGCCTGCTGGAGGATGTCACGGAGAAGCTGAAGCTGGAGGATGAGACACTGGTCAAGAAATCACTAAGTGTAAGCAATGAAGCGGATAGTGAGATTATCACGGTAAGTGCCCGGACAGAGGATGCGAAGATGTCGAAGGACATCGTGAATATGACTGTGAATCTGTTTTTTGTAAGTATGAAGGATAAGCTGGACATCAAGAATATGACGATTCTGGATGCTCCTCAGGTGAATGAGACGCCAGTATCTCCGAGCTTAAAGATGAACCTGCTGATTGGGGCGCTGCTTGGAATCATGGTATCCTGTGGCTTTGTCACGGTACAGTTTCTGCTGGATAAGCGGCTGCATACGAAGGAAGATGCGGAATCTTATTTGGAGATACCGGTACTGGCAGAGATTCCGTTTCTGGAGGATTAG
- a CDS encoding capsular biosynthesis protein: MSFIDLHCHMAWDIDDGIDSREEAQKALQQAKADGIVKLAATPHFIPGAQKEADVREMNHRIRELRELGKEYGITVYSGCEMFLNDNYLDMIDGGYYNTINESRYLLCEFDVLKDIEKNSYADEQLYELSIRGLVPMIAHAERYFHKDIDVHRVKEWMNSGYVIQMNRTSLLGMHGSQIQKNARRLLQEGLVHIVASDAHRASGNRICKLRDVYQEIVKVSDTASAELLCMINPQHILQDEDVEQIAVKKKSWIQRMRRR, translated from the coding sequence ATGAGCTTCATTGATCTGCATTGCCATATGGCATGGGATATCGATGATGGTATCGATAGTCGGGAAGAAGCACAAAAGGCGTTACAGCAGGCCAAGGCAGATGGAATCGTAAAGCTTGCGGCAACACCGCATTTCATACCGGGAGCTCAAAAGGAAGCGGATGTAAGAGAAATGAATCATCGGATCCGGGAGCTGAGAGAGCTTGGTAAGGAATATGGTATCACCGTTTATAGCGGTTGTGAGATGTTTCTGAATGATAATTATCTGGATATGATCGATGGAGGATATTATAACACGATCAATGAAAGCCGCTATCTGTTGTGCGAGTTTGATGTCCTTAAGGATATTGAAAAGAATAGCTATGCCGATGAGCAGCTGTATGAATTGTCGATCAGAGGGCTGGTTCCGATGATCGCACATGCGGAGCGGTATTTTCATAAGGATATCGACGTACATAGAGTAAAGGAATGGATGAACAGCGGCTATGTGATTCAGATGAATCGGACGAGTCTTTTGGGGATGCATGGCAGTCAGATCCAAAAGAATGCCAGACGACTGTTGCAGGAAGGACTGGTGCATATCGTTGCGAGTGATGCTCATCGTGCCAGTGGAAATCGTATCTGTAAGCTGCGTGATGTGTATCAGGAAATCGTAAAGGTATCTGATACGGCGAGCGCAGAGCTGCTCTGTATGATCAATCCACAGCATATCCTTCAGGATGAGGATGTGGAACAGATTGCAGTAAAGAAAAAATCCTGGATACAACGCATGAGGAGGAGATGA
- a CDS encoding polysaccharide biosynthesis tyrosine autokinase, with product MERKIAPKRSDPKKHTKKSQFDNMEVYRQLRTNIEYSSFNKDIQVICVTSSNPAEGKSSVASNLATVAIAKYERVLLIDCDLRKPVQHKIFKVSNKLGISNLMKDKSEVDLEIGGYFQKFKDNSTDGKLYVLTSGKSVPNPQEMLASERFKELIEKFREMFDYIIIDCPPLNAVADAIPVSSIVDGTLFVVSAMDTDKREAKNALTMLQRNGANVLGCVLTKVDITSKSYYSYYGNYN from the coding sequence ATGGAACGAAAGATAGCACCAAAGCGGAGTGATCCGAAGAAGCATACAAAGAAGAGTCAGTTTGACAATATGGAGGTATATCGTCAGCTGCGAACGAATATAGAATATTCGTCTTTCAATAAGGATATACAGGTGATTTGTGTAACCAGCTCAAATCCTGCAGAGGGGAAAAGCTCGGTCGCAAGCAATCTGGCTACGGTGGCGATTGCGAAGTATGAAAGGGTCCTGTTGATCGATTGTGATCTGCGTAAGCCTGTTCAGCATAAGATCTTCAAGGTTTCGAATAAGCTGGGTATCAGTAATCTGATGAAGGATAAGTCTGAGGTTGATTTGGAAATCGGAGGTTATTTTCAGAAGTTTAAGGATAACAGTACGGATGGAAAGCTGTATGTGTTGACAAGTGGAAAATCAGTTCCAAATCCGCAGGAGATGCTGGCAAGCGAGCGCTTTAAGGAGCTGATTGAGAAATTCCGTGAGATGTTTGATTACATCATCATTGACTGTCCGCCGTTGAATGCAGTAGCGGATGCGATTCCGGTATCGAGTATTGTTGATGGAACATTGTTTGTTGTATCGGCGATGGATACGGATAAGCGGGAAGCAAAAAATGCGTTGACGATGCTGCAGAGAAATGGTGCAAATGTATTGGGATGTGTGTTGACAAAGGTCGATATTACATCGAAGTCATATTACAGCTATTACGGGAATTATAACTAA
- a CDS encoding LytR family transcriptional regulator, which produces MESIKKFGKHGCWIVMVLAAAYLLWSLYRFHILPLKYYIPILVVIVLIIGAVIYCILGKKANRITKILGCILSVVLCICMLFMNIKVINKAQETVKAVSNGDIKTTEISVLVKRDSSYKDIKDLDGKQFGILKTIDRENTDFMLNRLSSQFANEISKIEYKEFKDEIQGLQEGRTDAIIMNEGMRDAFNIIDGSFEQETRVIYTLDRKEVLKNLKANNITKDPFIVYISGIDTNGSISKTSRSDVNMLAAVNPQKKELLLVFIPRDYYVPLQCPNGSCETGAMDKLTHAGLYGVETSQATISKLLDIKINYNIRLNFDTLTTMVDALGGIEIYSDKELTAYTNKNCNYIKGNQHVNGACALAFARERYAYESGDRHRGENQQQVIEAMLKKFTKSNVIKNYESIMNAVQGMFQTNMTTDEITALIQMQIKDMATWKVTSVSADGTGDMLPTYSFGSQPLYVMHPDDEKIIKLKNLLE; this is translated from the coding sequence ATGGAAAGCATTAAAAAGTTTGGGAAGCATGGTTGCTGGATCGTAATGGTTCTGGCAGCGGCATATTTGTTATGGAGTCTGTACCGGTTCCATATTCTGCCGTTGAAATATTATATACCCATTCTTGTCGTCATCGTATTGATTATCGGTGCAGTTATTTATTGTATCCTTGGGAAAAAGGCGAATAGGATTACAAAAATTCTGGGATGTATTCTATCGGTAGTCCTTTGTATATGTATGCTGTTTATGAATATCAAGGTCATAAACAAGGCACAGGAAACAGTGAAAGCAGTCAGTAACGGCGATATCAAGACAACTGAGATTTCTGTGCTTGTGAAAAGGGATAGCAGTTATAAGGATATCAAAGACCTGGATGGAAAGCAGTTTGGCATTTTGAAAACGATTGATCGTGAGAACACGGATTTCATGTTGAACCGCTTAAGCTCACAGTTTGCGAATGAGATATCCAAAATTGAGTACAAGGAATTCAAGGATGAAATACAGGGCTTACAGGAAGGCAGAACCGATGCCATCATTATGAATGAGGGGATGCGGGATGCATTCAACATTATTGATGGCAGCTTTGAACAGGAAACAAGAGTTATCTATACGCTGGACCGTAAGGAAGTTTTGAAGAACTTAAAAGCGAACAATATCACAAAGGATCCTTTCATCGTGTATATATCAGGGATTGATACGAATGGCTCGATATCAAAAACAAGCCGAAGTGATGTCAACATGCTGGCGGCGGTAAATCCGCAAAAAAAAGAGCTGCTGCTGGTATTTATACCGAGAGATTATTATGTACCGTTACAGTGTCCGAATGGCAGTTGTGAGACAGGTGCTATGGACAAGCTGACACATGCAGGATTGTATGGTGTGGAGACATCACAGGCAACGATCAGTAAGCTGTTAGATATAAAGATAAATTATAATATACGTCTGAATTTTGATACGCTGACGACCATGGTGGATGCATTAGGTGGAATCGAAATTTATTCTGATAAAGAATTAACTGCATATACGAATAAGAATTGTAACTATATCAAAGGCAATCAGCACGTAAATGGTGCTTGTGCATTAGCGTTTGCGAGAGAACGATATGCTTATGAAAGTGGAGATCGTCATCGTGGAGAGAACCAGCAACAGGTAATTGAAGCAATGCTGAAGAAGTTTACAAAGTCTAATGTTATCAAGAATTATGAAAGCATCATGAATGCCGTACAGGGAATGTTTCAGACGAATATGACAACGGATGAAATTACAGCTCTTATTCAGATGCAGATCAAGGATATGGCTACGTGGAAGGTTACAAGCGTCAGTGCGGATGGTACTGGAGATATGTTGCCTACGTATTCGTTCGGTAGTCAGCCGTTGTATGTGATGCATCCAGATGACGAAAAGATTATAAAATTGAAAAATCTATTAGAATAA
- a CDS encoding glycosyltransferase: MRKNKIRILHVAQAAGGVDRYIRMLLKYLDKDKFENILVCSQDFQEEDYEGLVDSFEQIEMTRAIWVNDLKSIAEVRKLIKKYNPDIVYAHSSKAGAIARVADIGLKNKCIYNPHGWAFNMRCSEKKRMMYTAIEKVAALFCDKIICISDAEKQSALEKNICKEDKLQVIFNGVDIEAYESGEHGKAKRADLNIPGNAFVVGMVGRISPQKAPDVFVKMAKRVKDKIPDVHFIIVGSGNQEAKIRKYAEDNGFSENLHITGWVDDPMSYVELFDVACLLSRWEGFGLALPEYMMAGKPIVATKVDAIPNIIQDSENGLLVKADDAIEADEAVLQIYRDKGLKDKLVAQGLVDVHNRFNARRVSEEHGILALSLTKK; the protein is encoded by the coding sequence ATGAGGAAGAATAAAATCAGAATACTGCATGTGGCACAAGCCGCTGGTGGCGTGGATCGCTACATCCGAATGCTCCTTAAGTATTTGGATAAAGACAAATTTGAAAATATTTTGGTTTGCTCACAGGATTTCCAAGAGGAAGATTATGAAGGCTTGGTGGATTCCTTTGAGCAAATTGAGATGACAAGAGCAATTTGGGTAAATGACTTAAAGTCGATTGCAGAGGTCAGAAAACTCATAAAGAAATATAATCCAGATATTGTATATGCGCATTCCAGTAAAGCTGGTGCAATCGCCCGTGTGGCTGACATTGGATTGAAGAATAAGTGCATCTATAATCCGCACGGCTGGGCATTCAATATGCGCTGTTCAGAAAAGAAAAGAATGATGTACACAGCTATTGAAAAAGTAGCAGCACTATTCTGTGATAAAATTATTTGTATTTCAGATGCGGAAAAACAGTCCGCTTTGGAGAAGAATATTTGCAAAGAAGATAAGCTACAAGTCATTTTTAACGGTGTGGACATAGAAGCATACGAAAGTGGAGAACACGGAAAAGCTAAAAGAGCAGATCTAAACATACCAGGAAATGCCTTTGTAGTTGGTATGGTTGGCCGTATCAGTCCCCAAAAAGCACCAGATGTATTTGTGAAGATGGCAAAACGGGTTAAAGATAAAATTCCAGATGTACATTTCATCATTGTCGGAAGCGGAAATCAAGAAGCGAAAATCAGAAAGTACGCTGAAGACAACGGATTTTCGGAAAATTTACATATTACTGGTTGGGTTGATGATCCGATGAGTTATGTGGAACTCTTTGATGTCGCATGTCTGTTAAGCCGCTGGGAAGGATTTGGATTAGCTCTGCCGGAGTACATGATGGCTGGCAAGCCAATTGTTGCGACCAAAGTGGATGCGATTCCCAATATCATTCAAGATAGTGAAAATGGTTTACTTGTTAAAGCGGATGATGCTATTGAAGCAGATGAAGCTGTACTGCAGATTTATCGGGATAAGGGATTGAAAGATAAATTGGTGGCGCAGGGATTGGTTGATGTACATAACAGATTCAATGCTCGGAGGGTTTCTGAGGAGCATGGGATACTTGCTTTAAGCTTGACAAAGAAATGA
- a CDS encoding glycosyltransferase codes for MKKVKVLHLELDCHLGGIESFLFNLYSRIDRDTVQFGFVTRSDNPAMALELKKLGAKIYKVPSYRKPIKYMRTLNAIIDEGYDIVHIHKNSAAIFLPFLIAHRHTNVRVFAHSHNTSPSIGGATRLLHMLNRNILWKCSDEHFACSQVAGEWLYGKNKAFTVLKNGINTNAYKYDLKRHLAKRKELGISDNVFVIGNVGRFTEQKNQKRLVQIYEEFLHKNGNSMLLLVGDGEQKNIVENYCKERKLTEYVMFLGVRKDIPDLMMAMNTFIMPSLYEGLPIVAIEAQSAGLPLYLSNTISDETDVTNNVKWFSLEDDNKTIAEIICDEQSTTQERIERNSKVVTAGFDMEETAKYLSKKYQDSIM; via the coding sequence GTGAAAAAAGTAAAAGTGCTTCATTTGGAACTTGATTGTCATCTTGGAGGCATCGAATCTTTTCTCTTTAATTTATACAGCCGAATCGACAGAGATACGGTACAATTTGGTTTCGTGACAAGATCAGATAATCCGGCAATGGCATTAGAACTAAAAAAGTTGGGTGCTAAGATTTATAAAGTGCCTTCATATCGAAAGCCAATCAAATATATGAGAACTCTAAACGCTATTATCGATGAAGGCTATGATATAGTACACATTCATAAAAATTCTGCAGCAATATTTCTTCCATTTTTGATTGCTCATAGGCATACTAATGTAAGAGTTTTTGCACATTCGCACAATACAAGTCCAAGCATAGGTGGAGCAACGCGATTATTACATATGTTGAACAGAAATATTTTATGGAAGTGTTCTGATGAACATTTTGCATGTTCACAGGTTGCGGGCGAGTGGCTATACGGAAAAAACAAGGCTTTTACTGTTTTAAAGAACGGAATTAATACTAATGCTTACAAATATGATTTGAAAAGGCACTTGGCAAAGAGAAAAGAGCTGGGAATATCGGATAATGTATTTGTTATTGGTAATGTGGGTAGATTTACTGAACAAAAAAACCAAAAACGATTAGTACAAATATATGAAGAATTTCTTCATAAGAATGGCAACAGTATGCTTTTGCTGGTGGGAGATGGAGAACAAAAAAATATAGTTGAGAATTATTGCAAAGAAAGAAAGCTGACAGAATATGTGATGTTTCTTGGAGTTCGTAAAGATATTCCAGATTTGATGATGGCAATGAATACATTCATAATGCCATCATTATATGAAGGATTACCAATTGTGGCAATTGAAGCTCAAAGCGCGGGATTGCCACTTTATTTATCAAATACAATTTCTGATGAAACAGACGTAACAAATAATGTCAAATGGTTTTCACTGGAAGATGATAATAAAACAATTGCTGAAATAATATGCGATGAACAGAGTACAACTCAAGAGCGCATAGAAAGAAACAGTAAAGTTGTAACTGCTGGATTTGATATGGAAGAAACTGCAAAGTATCTGTCCAAGAAATATCAAGATTCAATAATGTGA
- a CDS encoding glycosyltransferase, which produces MIKIAHCMTSLAGGVGKVVMNYFDNMPPNEYEVHIVTQATKSDEYLKMYESRGYHIHVVPSKKNSVCKNIKTMYQIFKDEKIEIVHCHMTATNFFPLLAAKLAGVKVRISHSHLAEKKNILERVLCLLAKFIATDRFACGHEAGEAIFGKSSSTIIKNAIDFKKYKYNRSVREAERKALGLENNKVICHVGRFTKQKNHAFLIDLFDDLYCEDDSYKLMLIGDGELLDGVKEDVKERGLSSNVLFMGLIDDVSRKLQASDVFALPSKFEGLCLAAIEAQATGIPCRFSGTVDGRTKVNSNVAFVEQFDTKKWVESIKDAFMETRNIDQVNLIEAGFDIVTEAKKLDDFYKDSLNRK; this is translated from the coding sequence ATGATAAAAATAGCACATTGTATGACTTCCCTTGCTGGTGGCGTTGGAAAAGTTGTAATGAACTATTTTGATAACATGCCCCCAAATGAATATGAAGTTCATATTGTCACGCAGGCAACAAAATCGGATGAGTATCTTAAAATGTATGAAAGTAGGGGATATCACATTCATGTTGTGCCGTCAAAGAAAAATAGCGTGTGTAAAAATATAAAAACCATGTATCAAATCTTTAAAGATGAGAAAATTGAGATAGTACACTGTCATATGACAGCAACAAATTTCTTTCCACTTTTGGCTGCAAAATTGGCTGGAGTTAAGGTGAGAATTAGCCATTCGCATTTGGCAGAGAAAAAGAACATTTTAGAGAGAGTATTGTGCTTGTTGGCAAAATTTATAGCAACGGATAGATTTGCCTGCGGACATGAAGCCGGGGAAGCTATATTTGGAAAAAGCTCATCTACTATAATAAAGAATGCGATTGATTTTAAGAAATATAAGTACAATAGGAGTGTACGAGAAGCTGAACGAAAAGCATTGGGATTGGAAAACAATAAAGTGATTTGTCATGTTGGTCGATTTACTAAGCAAAAGAATCATGCTTTCTTGATTGATTTATTTGATGATCTTTATTGTGAAGATGACAGCTACAAATTAATGCTGATTGGTGATGGAGAATTACTTGATGGGGTTAAAGAAGACGTAAAAGAACGAGGATTGTCGAGCAATGTTCTTTTTATGGGATTGATTGATGATGTGAGTAGAAAGCTTCAAGCAAGTGATGTATTTGCGTTGCCTTCAAAGTTTGAAGGACTATGCCTTGCTGCTATTGAAGCTCAAGCTACGGGGATTCCATGCAGATTTTCAGGAACAGTTGATGGCAGAACTAAAGTTAATAGTAATGTCGCCTTTGTGGAACAGTTTGATACGAAAAAGTGGGTAGAAAGTATAAAAGATGCTTTCATGGAAACACGCAACATTGATCAGGTAAATTTAATAGAAGCAGGATTTGATATTGTAACTGAAGCTAAGAAGTTGGATGATTTTTATAAGGACTCCTTAAATAGAAAGTGA
- a CDS encoding glycosyltransferase, which yields MIKIAFVSPGKLPQPAVKGGAVEGLIDLLVESLVERYDKYDVHVYSIGENDEDKIISGVKYHYIKNHGFSNQIARKTRGIINALSKNIYVGNNYIDNVANRIHNEKCLFDFIVVQNVPEYGLVLKKCNAKKYILHMHNNGFNKNSKCARKIFDLYDEIYTISGTVRNYVCSICESEKVKILYNGVDYSIFGRRITKTERQSKRESLHFKYNDTVYVFAGRLTKEKGVRELIVAFKQLVQKKANTKLMIIGSSFFDGAKDTEYVSELKKLAGPIKDKIIFTGFIKHEELYKWYQLGDVGIVPSQWDEPFALTVIEEMMSGLPVIASKCGGIVEITNKDCAILVEQNDEYVDNLEKAMYLMLENPIERKNMAIKAVDQAKKFDSKKYCETFKEYIDSIINVD from the coding sequence ATGATTAAAATAGCATTTGTTTCACCCGGAAAACTGCCCCAGCCTGCAGTGAAGGGTGGCGCGGTAGAAGGTTTAATTGATTTGCTAGTTGAGTCATTAGTAGAACGGTATGATAAGTATGATGTGCATGTTTACTCTATTGGCGAAAATGATGAAGATAAAATAATTAGTGGCGTGAAGTATCATTATATTAAAAACCACGGATTTTCAAATCAAATCGCAAGAAAAACTAGAGGAATCATTAATGCTTTGAGCAAAAATATATATGTGGGAAACAATTATATTGATAATGTAGCAAATCGAATTCATAATGAAAAGTGTTTGTTTGATTTTATTGTTGTTCAGAATGTTCCAGAATATGGACTTGTTCTGAAAAAATGCAATGCAAAAAAATATATATTGCATATGCACAACAATGGATTTAATAAGAACAGCAAATGTGCAAGAAAAATTTTCGATTTATATGATGAAATATATACTATTAGTGGTACAGTACGAAATTATGTTTGCTCAATCTGTGAGAGTGAAAAAGTAAAGATACTTTATAATGGGGTGGATTACTCTATCTTTGGAAGACGTATAACGAAAACAGAGCGGCAGTCAAAAAGAGAAAGTTTGCATTTTAAATACAATGATACGGTATATGTTTTTGCAGGAAGGTTAACTAAAGAAAAAGGTGTGAGAGAACTCATTGTTGCGTTTAAACAGTTGGTGCAGAAAAAAGCGAATACAAAATTAATGATTATTGGAAGTAGCTTTTTTGATGGCGCAAAGGATACGGAGTATGTGTCAGAGCTAAAAAAGTTGGCAGGACCCATTAAAGATAAAATCATTTTTACGGGTTTTATAAAGCACGAAGAATTGTATAAATGGTATCAACTTGGAGATGTTGGCATTGTCCCATCTCAATGGGATGAACCATTTGCACTTACTGTGATTGAGGAGATGATGAGTGGTCTTCCGGTCATTGCAAGCAAGTGTGGAGGAATTGTTGAAATTACAAATAAAGATTGTGCGATTCTGGTCGAACAAAACGATGAATATGTTGATAATTTGGAAAAAGCAATGTATTTAATGCTTGAAAATCCAATCGAGAGAAAAAATATGGCAATTAAAGCCGTTGATCAGGCAAAAAAGTTTGACTCAAAGAAATATTGCGAAACATTTAAAGAATATATTGATTCTATAATAAATGTGGATTAA